A region of Selenomonadales bacterium 4137-cl DNA encodes the following proteins:
- a CDS encoding ABC transporter substrate-binding protein, with protein sequence MRPNKTFLIVLAAVLAAALLSPTPPAAAAGKPVELMLQWTHQAQFAGYYVAAAKGIYKAHGLDVRIIAGGPGLDPMNELADGNVDFVSAWLSTALIRREEGLPLVNVAQIVNRSNLLMISWKDWAGGSPRDLDGRRISVWEGDFRAPYLAWLQAEGVEPAAIYPQYYSVNLFLRRGVDACSAMYYNEYHMLYQAGVNEDERSVFFLKDYGFGFPEDGLYCTENTIRLDREMVAAFRAASLEGWRYAAEHPDEALDITMEYVTAANVATNRPHMKWMLEKILTSIVPGGKDPWTLGKLARDDYEKTVQMMRGQKMLHSQPTYEAFTGEVTARVP encoded by the coding sequence ATGCGCCCGAATAAAACCTTCTTGATCGTCCTGGCCGCCGTTTTGGCGGCCGCCCTGCTATCCCCGACGCCCCCGGCCGCCGCCGCGGGGAAGCCGGTGGAACTGATGCTCCAGTGGACCCACCAGGCCCAGTTCGCCGGCTATTACGTGGCCGCCGCCAAAGGAATCTATAAGGCACACGGCCTTGATGTCAGGATAATCGCCGGCGGCCCCGGCCTTGACCCAATGAACGAGCTTGCCGACGGCAATGTCGACTTTGTCAGCGCCTGGCTGTCGACCGCCCTCATCCGCCGCGAGGAAGGACTGCCGCTCGTCAATGTGGCTCAGATCGTCAACAGGTCGAATCTGCTGATGATAAGCTGGAAAGATTGGGCCGGCGGGTCTCCCAGGGATCTCGACGGCCGGCGGATAAGCGTCTGGGAAGGAGACTTCCGGGCACCCTATCTGGCGTGGCTGCAAGCCGAAGGAGTGGAGCCTGCGGCGATCTACCCCCAGTACTACTCGGTCAACCTGTTTCTCCGCAGGGGCGTCGACGCCTGTTCGGCCATGTACTACAACGAATATCACATGCTGTACCAGGCCGGGGTCAACGAGGACGAACGCAGCGTCTTCTTTCTGAAAGACTATGGCTTCGGCTTTCCCGAGGACGGCCTCTACTGTACGGAAAACACCATCAGACTGGACCGGGAAATGGTCGCGGCCTTCCGGGCGGCCTCGCTGGAAGGGTGGCGGTACGCGGCCGAACATCCTGATGAAGCCCTCGACATTACTATGGAATACGTCACCGCCGCTAATGTCGCCACCAACCGCCCCCATATGAAATGGATGCTGGAAAAAATCCTGACAAGCATCGTGCCCGGTGGCAAAGACCCCTGGACACTCGGCAAGCTGGCCAGGGACGACTACGAAAAAACGGTCCAGATGATGAGGGGGCAGAAGATGCTCCATAGCCAGCCCACGTACGAGGCGTTTACAGGCGAGGTGACGGCCCGTGTTCCATAA
- a CDS encoding ATP-binding protein, with product MKQVAENTFTASIENIPQMVAFVAENAAAVGVHPKRVMHLELATEEAVTNICSYAYEVPPGLVSIRISRSDVAVQVDFSDNGVPFDPLAAEAPDIQADLDNREIGGLGIFLIRRLLDEVHYHRRDNRNILTLVIKNAPE from the coding sequence ATGAAACAGGTAGCGGAAAACACCTTCACCGCCAGTATCGAGAATATTCCCCAGATGGTTGCGTTCGTGGCCGAGAACGCCGCGGCGGTCGGCGTCCACCCCAAGAGGGTAATGCATTTGGAACTGGCGACCGAAGAAGCGGTTACCAATATCTGCAGCTATGCTTACGAGGTCCCTCCCGGCCTGGTGTCCATCCGCATCTCCCGTTCGGACGTCGCCGTGCAGGTAGACTTCAGCGACAACGGCGTACCCTTCGATCCGCTGGCCGCAGAAGCGCCGGATATTCAGGCCGACCTGGACAATCGGGAAATCGGGGGGCTGGGAATATTCCTTATCAGACGCCTGCTCGACGAAGTCCATTACCACCGCCGCGACAACCGGAATATCCTGACGCTGGTAATCAAGAATGCGCCCGAATAA
- a CDS encoding STAS domain-containing protein, whose amino-acid sequence MKFVSYQEKGFLVVKVEGRMDIASSPEFEKSCATLIEQGHQRFVIDFSGLEYISSAGLRSILAIAKKLKGAGGSLSLCSLTGLVKEVFDLSGFDNFLPVFADVEQALAGGGK is encoded by the coding sequence ATGAAATTTGTGTCTTATCAGGAAAAGGGTTTTCTGGTGGTAAAGGTGGAAGGGCGAATGGATATCGCCTCATCCCCGGAGTTCGAAAAAAGCTGTGCGACCCTTATTGAACAGGGCCACCAGCGGTTCGTCATCGATTTTTCCGGCCTTGAATACATCAGCAGCGCCGGCCTGCGCAGCATCTTAGCTATCGCCAAGAAGCTCAAAGGCGCCGGCGGCAGCCTGTCCCTTTGCTCTCTGACCGGTCTCGTCAAGGAAGTGTTCGACCTCTCGGGGTTCGACAACTTCCTGCCAGTTTTCGCGGACGTGGAACAAGCTCTGGCGGGTGGCGGCAAATGA
- a CDS encoding [FeFe] hydrogenase, group A: MKGFQQRELASVIEIDRRKCKGCDACKTFCPAGAITGKYGAVHSVDNEKCLFCGQCLVNCPFGAPQDTVDSVDAVIAKLKDSRATVVGVIAPAVRVAIGEEFGLEPGTLATEKLYGAMQQAGFKIFDNNFAADQCIMEEGSELIAKIRHFALGEPAHGHLLGPLPQFTSCCPAWVRHAELSYPDILPHLSSAKSPQQMAGALAKTYGANTVFRVSPENMYVVGVMPCTAKKFEASRPEFGSAALYWRKQGATGNYPDVDTVITTRDLARLLKKMNISLATAPGVADADNPLARYSGAGTIFGNTGGVMEAALRTAYFVITGRELATLEFTPVRGLKGVKEASVAMKDVKTGREIVLKVAVVHGIKENLAPVVAAVAAGTSPYHFIEVMNCPGGCVNGGGQPINPMGTSWIDKFKVVLPWA, from the coding sequence ATGAAAGGATTTCAACAGCGGGAACTGGCGTCCGTCATCGAGATTGACCGCAGGAAATGCAAGGGCTGCGATGCCTGCAAGACGTTTTGTCCCGCCGGCGCGATTACCGGCAAATATGGCGCCGTACATAGCGTGGATAACGAGAAATGTCTTTTCTGCGGCCAGTGCCTGGTCAATTGCCCCTTCGGCGCGCCCCAGGACACTGTCGACAGCGTCGACGCGGTCATCGCCAAACTTAAGGACAGCCGCGCTACCGTCGTAGGCGTTATCGCCCCTGCGGTACGAGTCGCCATCGGCGAGGAATTCGGCCTGGAACCCGGCACCCTGGCCACCGAAAAACTCTACGGAGCGATGCAGCAGGCCGGCTTCAAAATCTTCGACAACAACTTTGCCGCTGACCAGTGCATTATGGAGGAAGGCAGCGAACTGATCGCCAAGATCCGCCACTTTGCCCTGGGCGAACCCGCCCATGGACACCTTCTCGGGCCGCTCCCCCAGTTTACTTCCTGTTGCCCGGCCTGGGTCCGCCACGCCGAGCTTAGCTATCCCGATATATTACCGCACCTCTCGTCGGCTAAATCGCCCCAGCAGATGGCCGGAGCACTCGCGAAAACTTATGGTGCCAACACGGTTTTCAGGGTGAGCCCGGAAAACATGTACGTCGTCGGCGTCATGCCCTGCACAGCCAAAAAATTCGAAGCCTCAAGGCCGGAGTTCGGCAGCGCGGCCCTTTACTGGCGCAAGCAGGGCGCGACAGGCAATTACCCCGATGTCGACACGGTTATCACCACCCGCGACCTTGCCCGGCTGCTTAAAAAGATGAACATTTCCCTTGCCACCGCCCCCGGCGTAGCCGATGCCGACAACCCGCTCGCCCGCTATAGCGGCGCCGGTACCATCTTTGGCAACACCGGCGGCGTGATGGAAGCGGCGCTCAGGACCGCCTATTTCGTCATCACCGGTCGGGAACTCGCCACCCTCGAATTCACCCCGGTACGCGGCCTGAAGGGCGTCAAGGAGGCAAGTGTGGCCATGAAGGATGTCAAGACCGGCCGGGAAATTGTTCTCAAGGTGGCCGTGGTCCACGGGATCAAGGAAAATCTCGCCCCCGTGGTGGCCGCCGTTGCCGCCGGCACGTCGCCCTACCATTTCATCGAGGTGATGAACTGCCCCGGCGGCTGCGTGAATGGCGGCGGGCAGCCTATCAACCCGATGGGAACGTCGTGGATCGACAAGTTTAAAGTCGTTCTGCCGTGGGCATAA
- a CDS encoding iron hydrogenase small subunit, whose product MAKYDYVEKAIKVSRREFLGLAGAGAALLWAGAYVTTDIFVDRTRYIKMRAAGMYKDDAKAKIRQSHNNPAVAEMYGNFAGKPLSPLAEELFHTRYVNRTRLGGKS is encoded by the coding sequence ATGGCAAAGTACGATTACGTGGAAAAAGCCATCAAGGTGTCCCGCCGCGAGTTCCTTGGACTGGCCGGAGCGGGAGCCGCCCTTCTGTGGGCGGGCGCCTACGTTACCACCGATATTTTCGTCGACCGCACCAGATACATAAAAATGCGGGCCGCCGGGATGTACAAAGACGATGCCAAGGCTAAAATACGCCAGAGCCACAACAATCCGGCGGTCGCCGAAATGTACGGAAATTTCGCCGGCAAGCCCCTGAGCCCGCTGGCCGAAGAACTCTTCCACACCCGCTATGTGAACAGAACCAGGCTGGGAGGGAAAAGTTGA
- a CDS encoding cytochrome b/b6 domain-containing protein: protein MDHHDDGQRVLKHPLCSRLFHWGLILGFLPAALTGFVIWYKPGSEDFVNLAMKIHIAGAAVLTVSCVLYALLCLDRIAGFIRRNFSWDDRDVGWLLVGGGYPQKMLLGKKILVPPMGKVNSGQKIFGLCLLFLGPVLIVTGWILYAFIPLAPKELIRITNTVHLVLGLYMGLFLFVHMFLGVYNWGEFKAMFGDGTQPLAEAADHNPLWVDKDIEPVAGRGTEKNSYVQRA, encoded by the coding sequence ATGGACCATCATGACGACGGACAGCGCGTCCTCAAACATCCCCTCTGCTCGCGCCTCTTCCACTGGGGGCTTATTCTCGGTTTCCTGCCAGCGGCTTTAACGGGTTTTGTCATCTGGTACAAACCGGGGAGCGAGGACTTCGTCAATCTGGCGATGAAAATCCATATCGCCGGCGCCGCCGTCCTCACCGTCTCCTGCGTCCTGTACGCGCTGTTGTGCCTCGACCGCATAGCAGGCTTTATCAGGCGCAACTTTTCCTGGGACGACCGCGACGTCGGCTGGCTGCTCGTGGGCGGCGGCTACCCGCAGAAGATGCTGTTAGGGAAAAAGATCCTCGTGCCGCCCATGGGCAAGGTCAATTCCGGTCAAAAAATTTTCGGCCTCTGTCTGTTGTTCCTCGGTCCCGTTCTCATCGTCACCGGCTGGATATTGTACGCCTTCATCCCGTTGGCTCCCAAAGAACTTATCAGGATCACAAACACCGTCCACCTTGTCCTTGGCCTTTATATGGGTCTCTTCCTTTTCGTCCATATGTTTCTCGGTGTTTACAACTGGGGCGAGTTCAAGGCGATGTTCGGCGACGGCACCCAGCCGCTGGCCGAAGCCGCGGACCACAACCCGCTGTGGGTGGATAAGGACATCGAACCGGTCGCGGGCCGGGGGACGGAAAAAAACAGTTATGTGCAGAGGGCCTGA
- a CDS encoding (2Fe-2S) ferredoxin domain-containing protein yields the protein MKIRVCIGSACHLKGSYNVINSLQQLVEEYHVVDEVEIHASFCLGVCSRAVSVKIDEGDVQSVSGATVRDFFIENVLPAVKRPEPVQAEK from the coding sequence ATGAAAATAAGGGTTTGCATCGGCAGCGCCTGTCACCTTAAAGGCTCCTACAACGTAATCAACTCCCTCCAGCAACTGGTCGAAGAATACCATGTCGTCGACGAGGTCGAAATCCACGCATCCTTTTGCCTGGGCGTCTGCTCCCGGGCGGTGTCGGTTAAGATCGACGAGGGCGACGTGCAGAGTGTCTCCGGGGCGACGGTGCGGGACTTCTTCATCGAAAACGTCCTGCCCGCGGTGAAGCGGCCGGAGCCCGTACAGGCAGAGAAATAG
- a CDS encoding [FeFe] hydrogenase, group A: MSTEFMLIDNIPVEITGEKNILAVIRKIGIDLPTFCYYSELSVYGACRMCVVEDKWGDIHAACSTPPKAGMEIRTNTPRLRKYRKMILELFLANHCRDCTTCEKNGKCKLQELAQRFGIKQVRFNNTSGEPNLDTSSLCIVRDKSKCILCGDCVRMCDEVQKVGAIDFAYRGSKMRVSPAFDEPIANTNCVGCGQCAAVCPTGAIVVRDDTAKLWQDISDKDAKVVVQIAPAVRVGIGKEFGLAEGENVMGRIVAALKRMGVDEVFDTSTGADLTVLEEAGEFLAKLQKGEKLPLFTSCCPAWVQFAENNYPELMANISTCRSPMQMFASVLKEHYRHSNRRTVVVAVMPCTAKKFEGARDEFMENGVRNVDYVITTQELVKMIREAGIVFSEVEPESVDMPFGAVSGAGVIFGVTGGVTEAVIRRLADDKSVSALRALAFTGVRGLHGVKEASIEYAGREVRIAIVSGLKNADNLIRQIKSGEKHYDFIEVMACPGGCIAGAGQPVTNEEGRKRRSAGLYDADRMSSIKRSEENPVIMALYSGLLKGKVHKLLHVEYRRKA; the protein is encoded by the coding sequence GTGAGCACCGAGTTCATGCTGATCGACAACATACCGGTGGAAATAACCGGGGAAAAAAATATCCTCGCCGTCATCCGTAAAATCGGCATCGATCTGCCCACCTTCTGTTATTACTCGGAGCTGTCGGTCTACGGCGCCTGCCGCATGTGCGTCGTCGAAGACAAGTGGGGCGACATCCATGCCGCCTGTTCCACCCCGCCCAAGGCGGGTATGGAAATCCGCACGAACACGCCCCGGCTCCGCAAATACCGCAAGATGATCCTCGAACTTTTCCTTGCCAACCACTGCCGCGACTGCACCACCTGCGAGAAGAACGGCAAATGCAAGCTGCAGGAGCTGGCCCAGCGGTTCGGCATAAAACAGGTCCGCTTCAACAACACTTCCGGCGAGCCCAACCTCGACACCTCCTCGCTCTGCATCGTCCGCGACAAAAGCAAATGCATCCTGTGCGGCGACTGCGTGCGGATGTGCGACGAGGTCCAGAAAGTCGGCGCCATCGACTTCGCCTACCGCGGCTCGAAGATGCGCGTCAGCCCCGCCTTCGACGAACCGATCGCCAACACCAACTGTGTCGGGTGCGGCCAGTGCGCCGCCGTCTGCCCGACCGGCGCCATCGTCGTCCGCGACGACACCGCCAAACTGTGGCAGGACATCAGCGACAAGGACGCCAAGGTAGTCGTGCAGATCGCCCCGGCGGTCAGGGTGGGCATCGGCAAGGAGTTCGGCCTCGCCGAGGGTGAAAATGTCATGGGCCGGATCGTTGCCGCGCTAAAGCGCATGGGCGTCGACGAAGTGTTCGACACGTCCACCGGCGCCGACCTCACCGTCCTCGAAGAAGCGGGCGAATTTCTGGCGAAGCTGCAGAAGGGCGAAAAACTGCCGCTGTTCACCTCGTGCTGCCCCGCATGGGTGCAGTTCGCTGAAAACAACTACCCCGAGCTTATGGCCAACATCTCCACCTGCCGGTCGCCGATGCAGATGTTCGCCTCGGTGCTCAAGGAACATTACCGTCATTCCAACCGGCGGACCGTCGTCGTGGCTGTCATGCCCTGCACCGCCAAAAAATTTGAGGGCGCCCGCGATGAATTCATGGAAAACGGCGTCCGTAACGTCGATTACGTCATTACCACCCAGGAGCTTGTGAAGATGATCCGGGAGGCCGGCATTGTCTTCTCCGAAGTCGAGCCCGAATCGGTTGACATGCCGTTCGGGGCCGTCAGCGGCGCCGGCGTGATCTTCGGGGTTACGGGCGGCGTCACCGAGGCGGTGATACGGCGACTCGCCGACGACAAGTCGGTGTCCGCGCTCAGGGCGCTCGCCTTCACCGGCGTCCGCGGCCTTCACGGCGTCAAGGAAGCGAGCATCGAGTACGCCGGCCGCGAAGTGAGGATCGCTATCGTCAGCGGCCTCAAGAATGCCGACAACCTTATCAGGCAGATCAAGAGCGGCGAAAAGCACTACGACTTCATCGAGGTCATGGCCTGCCCCGGCGGCTGCATTGCCGGCGCCGGCCAGCCGGTCACCAACGAAGAGGGCAGAAAGCGCCGCAGCGCCGGCCTGTATGACGCCGACCGCATGAGCAGCATCAAGCGCTCGGAGGAAAACCCGGTGATAATGGCTCTTTACAGCGGCCTGCTAAAGGGCAAAGTGCACAAGCTACTCCATGTGGAGTATCGCAGAAAGGCGTGA